From the genome of Saccopteryx bilineata isolate mSacBil1 chromosome 6, mSacBil1_pri_phased_curated, whole genome shotgun sequence, one region includes:
- the BORA gene encoding protein aurora borealis isoform X1: MGDVREPKMQITPETPGRIPVLNPFESPNDYSNLHEQTVSSPSVFKSSKLPTPGKFRWSVDQLAVINPVEIDPEDIHRQALYLSHSRIDKDVEDKRQKAIEEFFTKDVIVPSPWTDHEGKQLSEYHSSKCIYINNESPIRRKLTDHSEKSNVACQTLLSLPVDFNLENILGDYFRAEEFADQSPGNLSSSSLRRKLFLDGSGSISESLPPASPRSLHSSAHTSLEVFYSIDISPVRCRSPVQTPSSGQFSSSPIQGSAKKYSLGSLTSPSPISSPTFSPIGLQIGKTPLSEQRKFTSPDASSQINSNGISNPCIRSPYIDGCSPIKNWSPMRLEMFRGGTQYRTSLIQMPFTLEAPSEDEEDKVNTPSTDGSFPAVDTVGVHLQQLQSGASPHGSHLVVTSMSITQNQSSAAQVLALLQDVESEKENNTVDMVDPAETADENTWIKEPVDNGSSPMTDSVSGIAFSIETSHMCMSPLAESSVIPCESSNTQMDSGYNTQNCGSNIMDTVGAESYCKESDAQTLEVETKPRF, translated from the exons ACTCCAGGGAAATTCAGATGGTCTGTTGATCAACTTGCTGTAATAAATCCTGTAGAAATAGACCCAGAAGACATTCATCGTCAAGCTTTATACTTAAGTCACTCACG AATAGATAAAGATGTGGAAGACAAAAGACAAAAAGCCATTGAAGAG TTTTTCACTAAGGATGTCATCGTACCCTCTCCTTGGACTGATCATGAAGGGAAACAGCTTTCAGAGTATCATTCCAGCAAAT gTATTTACATAAATAATGAATCTCCAATTAGAAGAAAGCTGACTGACCATTCTGAGAAAAGCAATG TTGCTTGTCAGACAttgctgtctcttcctgtggattttaatttagaaaatatattag GTGACTATTTTCGAGCTGAAGAATTTGCAGATCAATCTCCTGGAAACCTCAGTTCTTCCTCCCTGAGAAGAAAGCTGTTTTTAGATGGCAGTGGAAGTATCTCTGAGTCCTTACCTCCAGCTTCTCCCAGAAGTCTTCACAGTAGTGCTCACACATCACTTGAGGTTTTTTATTCAATAGATATCTCTCCTGTACGGTGTAGGAGCCCTGTGCAGACACCAAGTTCG ggGCAGTTTTCTTCTAGCCCTATTCAGGGTAGTGCAAAAAAATACAGTTTGGGAAGTTTAACCAGTCCTTCACCTATTTCTTCACCCACTTTCTCACCCATTGGGCTTCAAATAGGAAAGACACCACTCTCAG AACAAAGAAAGTTTACTTCTCCTGATGCTTCATCTCAAATAAATTCTAATGGAATCAGTAATCCGTGTATCAGAAGTCCTTATATAGATGGCTGCTCACCAATTAAAAATTGGTCTCCTATGAGACTTGAGATGTTTAGAGGTGGTACTCAGTATCGGACCTCACTGATTCAAATGCCTTTTACCCTTGAGGCTCCCAGTGAAGATGAAGAAGATAAAGTGAACACTCCTTCCACAGATGGCTCATTCCCCGCCGTGGACACTGTTGGAGTCCACCTGCAGCAGTTGCAGAGTGGTGCTTCTCCACATGGCTCACATTTAGTCGTGACTTCCATGTCCATTACACAGAATCAGTCCAGTGCTGCGCAAGTCCTGGCCCTGCTGCAGGATGTCGAGAGCGAGAAGGAGAATAACACTGTGGACATGGTCGATCCAGCAGAGACAGCAGATGAGAACACTTGGATTAAGGAGCCAGTGGATAATGGGAGTTCACCCATGACTGATTCCGTGAGTGGGATCGCCTTCAGTATTGAAACTTCTCATATGTGTATGTCACCTCTTGCAGAAAGCAGTGTCATTCCTTGTGAAAGCAGTAACACTCAG ATGGATAGTGGCTATAATACACAGAACTGTGGAAGCAACATCATGGATACAGTTGGGGCAGAAAGTTACTGCAAAGAAAGTGATGCACAAACCTTGGAAGTTGAGACCAAACCTCGTTTTTAA
- the BORA gene encoding protein aurora borealis isoform X2, whose product MGDVREPKMQITPETPGRIPVLNPFESPNDYSNLHEQTVSSPSVFKSSKLPTPGKFRWSVDQLAVINPVEIDPEDIHRQALYLSHSRIDKDVEDKRQKAIEEFFTKDVIVPSPWTDHEGKQLSEYHSSKCIYINNESPIRRKLTDHSEKSNVACQTLLSLPVDFNLENILGDYFRAEEFADQSPGNLSSSSLRRKLFLDGSGSISESLPPASPRSLHSSAHTSLEVFYSIDISPVRCRSPVQTPSSGQFSSSPIQGSAKKYSLGSLTSPSPISSPTFSPIGLQIGKTPLSEQRKFTSPDASSQINSNGISNPCIRSPYIDGCSPIKNWSPMRLEMFRGGTQYRTSLIQMPFTLEAPSEDEEDKVNTPSTDGSFPAVDTVGVHLQQLQSGASPHGSHLVVTSMSITQNQSSAAQVLALLQDVESEKENNTVDMVDPAETADENTWIKEPVDNGSSPMTDSVSGIAFSIETSHMCMSPLAESSVIPCESSNTQMDSGYNTQNCGSNIMDTVGAESYCKESDAQTLEVETKPQLRFNMGQDHTTQRYWMKTANPQCSSPQNTSQNQRLSLKSCLHIFYAQNQCDHD is encoded by the exons ACTCCAGGGAAATTCAGATGGTCTGTTGATCAACTTGCTGTAATAAATCCTGTAGAAATAGACCCAGAAGACATTCATCGTCAAGCTTTATACTTAAGTCACTCACG AATAGATAAAGATGTGGAAGACAAAAGACAAAAAGCCATTGAAGAG TTTTTCACTAAGGATGTCATCGTACCCTCTCCTTGGACTGATCATGAAGGGAAACAGCTTTCAGAGTATCATTCCAGCAAAT gTATTTACATAAATAATGAATCTCCAATTAGAAGAAAGCTGACTGACCATTCTGAGAAAAGCAATG TTGCTTGTCAGACAttgctgtctcttcctgtggattttaatttagaaaatatattag GTGACTATTTTCGAGCTGAAGAATTTGCAGATCAATCTCCTGGAAACCTCAGTTCTTCCTCCCTGAGAAGAAAGCTGTTTTTAGATGGCAGTGGAAGTATCTCTGAGTCCTTACCTCCAGCTTCTCCCAGAAGTCTTCACAGTAGTGCTCACACATCACTTGAGGTTTTTTATTCAATAGATATCTCTCCTGTACGGTGTAGGAGCCCTGTGCAGACACCAAGTTCG ggGCAGTTTTCTTCTAGCCCTATTCAGGGTAGTGCAAAAAAATACAGTTTGGGAAGTTTAACCAGTCCTTCACCTATTTCTTCACCCACTTTCTCACCCATTGGGCTTCAAATAGGAAAGACACCACTCTCAG AACAAAGAAAGTTTACTTCTCCTGATGCTTCATCTCAAATAAATTCTAATGGAATCAGTAATCCGTGTATCAGAAGTCCTTATATAGATGGCTGCTCACCAATTAAAAATTGGTCTCCTATGAGACTTGAGATGTTTAGAGGTGGTACTCAGTATCGGACCTCACTGATTCAAATGCCTTTTACCCTTGAGGCTCCCAGTGAAGATGAAGAAGATAAAGTGAACACTCCTTCCACAGATGGCTCATTCCCCGCCGTGGACACTGTTGGAGTCCACCTGCAGCAGTTGCAGAGTGGTGCTTCTCCACATGGCTCACATTTAGTCGTGACTTCCATGTCCATTACACAGAATCAGTCCAGTGCTGCGCAAGTCCTGGCCCTGCTGCAGGATGTCGAGAGCGAGAAGGAGAATAACACTGTGGACATGGTCGATCCAGCAGAGACAGCAGATGAGAACACTTGGATTAAGGAGCCAGTGGATAATGGGAGTTCACCCATGACTGATTCCGTGAGTGGGATCGCCTTCAGTATTGAAACTTCTCATATGTGTATGTCACCTCTTGCAGAAAGCAGTGTCATTCCTTGTGAAAGCAGTAACACTCAG ATGGATAGTGGCTATAATACACAGAACTGTGGAAGCAACATCATGGATACAGTTGGGGCAGAAAGTTACTGCAAAGAAAGTGATGCACAAACCTTGGAAGTTGAGACCAAACCTC AGTTAAGATTTAATATGGGA CAAGACCACACAACACAGAGGTATTGGATGAAAACAGCAAATCCTCAGTGCAGCAGTCCACAGAacacctctcagaaccaaagaCTATCACTGAAGAGCTGCTTGCATATTTTTTATGCACAGAATCAATGTGATCACGATTAG